One Desulfovibrionales bacterium genomic region harbors:
- a CDS encoding substrate-binding protein: MFKGIFKRLGRVLMISSITGLFLANTLSVSLAGADAVKIGLNYPVSGPYAIEGLDQLRAAELAAEEINAAGGILGKQIELIKRDSMSKSDITTKNVTELIDQEGVKMVFGGSSSAVAIAAAKVCQEKGIPFFGTLTYSNETTCEEGHRHTFRECYDAWMGAKAISKYLKENFAGKKYFYITADYTWGWTTEASVRKLSGTEDTSVHKGVKIPFPGATLEHFTKALNIARMIKPDVLVLVLFGRDMSSAIQIATTMGLKKDCQIVVPNLTLGMAEAGGPKVMEGVIGSVPWTWKIPYKHNYQRGKEFVEKFAAKYGRYPSTSGASAYTILYEYKGAAERAKGFDSPGVIKAIEGHEYTLLKDKQIWRDFDHQSVQTVYAVRCNPEAVVVADKYKLDYFEILSSLPGEEAARTREDWNAARQAAGKPTSLERLPGE; this comes from the coding sequence ATGTTTAAAGGAATTTTTAAACGATTAGGCCGGGTTCTGATGATCTCCTCGATCACCGGGCTGTTTCTGGCCAACACCCTGTCTGTTTCCCTGGCCGGGGCCGATGCGGTGAAGATTGGTTTGAACTATCCTGTAAGCGGGCCGTATGCGATTGAGGGTCTGGATCAGTTACGTGCCGCGGAACTCGCTGCGGAGGAGATTAATGCAGCCGGGGGCATCCTGGGAAAGCAGATAGAGCTTATAAAACGCGACTCCATGTCAAAATCGGATATCACCACCAAAAACGTTACCGAGTTGATCGACCAAGAAGGCGTGAAGATGGTATTCGGTGGGTCTTCAAGCGCTGTAGCCATAGCCGCGGCCAAGGTCTGCCAGGAAAAAGGCATCCCATTCTTCGGGACCCTCACCTATTCCAATGAGACTACGTGCGAAGAAGGGCATCGCCATACCTTCCGCGAGTGCTACGACGCGTGGATGGGGGCCAAGGCCATATCCAAATACTTAAAGGAAAATTTTGCGGGAAAGAAATATTTTTACATTACCGCTGATTACACCTGGGGTTGGACTACTGAGGCCTCTGTGAGAAAACTCAGCGGCACCGAGGATACATCGGTGCACAAAGGGGTGAAGATCCCGTTTCCAGGGGCCACACTGGAGCATTTTACCAAGGCCCTCAACATCGCCCGGATGATAAAGCCCGATGTCCTGGTATTGGTCCTTTTTGGCCGGGACATGTCCTCAGCCATCCAGATTGCGACAACCATGGGACTGAAAAAGGATTGCCAGATAGTAGTCCCGAATCTCACCCTGGGCATGGCCGAGGCCGGCGGTCCCAAGGTCATGGAGGGCGTGATTGGATCTGTTCCCTGGACCTGGAAGATTCCATACAAGCACAATTACCAAAGGGGAAAAGAGTTTGTAGAGAAGTTTGCCGCTAAATACGGCCGTTATCCCAGCACTTCGGGCGCTTCGGCCTATACAATTCTATACGAATACAAGGGAGCTGCGGAGAGGGCCAAGGGCTTTGATTCACCCGGGGTGATCAAGGCGATCGAGGGTCACGAGTACACGCTATTGAAGGATAAGCAGATATGGCGCGACTTTGATCACCAGTCCGTGCAAACGGTCTATGCCGTCAGGTGCAACCCGGAAGCGGTGGTGGTCGCGGACAAGTACAAATTGGATTATTTTGAGATACTGAGCAGTCTGCCGGGTGAAGAGGCGGCGCGCACCCGCGAGGACTGGAACGCAGCGCGGCAAGCCGCAGGCAAACCAACCAGTTTGGAGCGCTTGCCGGGAGAATAG
- a CDS encoding MarC family protein, which translates to MDISALAKFFIASFVSIFVIVNPLANISIFITMTEGDPPEKRRATAFKACATCFVVLAAFTFGGHHILRFFGVTVPAFRIAGGIILFMVAIQMLQVKPARIRISPEEEEEGVEKEDIAVVPLAIPMLSGPGAITTVIVLGSEHEGWTPKLLIILSSLLTSLISYVIFSRSVSMARVLGRSGVNILTRVMGLILAVIAVEIVVSGIRGMFPRLFS; encoded by the coding sequence ATGGACATCTCTGCCCTTGCCAAATTCTTTATAGCCAGCTTCGTCTCCATCTTTGTCATCGTTAATCCCCTGGCCAACATATCTATCTTCATTACCATGACGGAGGGAGATCCCCCGGAAAAACGCCGGGCTACGGCCTTTAAGGCCTGCGCGACCTGTTTCGTTGTCCTGGCTGCCTTTACCTTCGGGGGGCACCATATCCTCCGTTTTTTCGGCGTAACCGTTCCGGCCTTCCGCATAGCCGGCGGCATCATCCTCTTTATGGTGGCAATTCAGATGCTCCAGGTCAAACCCGCCCGCATCCGCATCAGCCCGGAAGAGGAGGAAGAAGGCGTGGAAAAGGAAGATATCGCGGTCGTCCCTCTGGCCATCCCCATGCTGAGCGGCCCCGGGGCCATCACTACGGTTATTGTGCTCGGCAGCGAGCACGAAGGCTGGACGCCCAAGCTTCTTATAATACTATCCAGTCTGCTGACCAGTCTTATATCTTATGTTATCTTTTCCCGGTCGGTTTCCATGGCGCGGGTGCTGGGCAGGTCCGGGGTAAATATCCTGACCCGGGTCATGGGACTTATCCTGGCCGTCATTGCCGTAGAGATAGTAGTCAGCGGGATTCGGGGTATGTTCCCGCGCCTGTTTTCCTGA
- a CDS encoding manganese-dependent inorganic pyrophosphatase, with amino-acid sequence MADVYVIGHKSPDTDTVCSAIAYAKIKGYTPATLGPINEETAFVLKTFGVPVPGELGSAEGKKLVLVDHNEASQSPDDVAKAEIIEIIDHHKMNFSNPNPIAILVEPVGSTATILAKKYKDVVAKDKALAGILLGALLSDTVVFKSPTTTQEDKDVAAVLAKIAGIDDMTKFGIDVKKAKANIADKSIKDVIFADYKNFDFAGKKVGIGQTEVVDLTDVYNRASEVTKFLNDLKAKEGYEMVIFVATDIIKEGSELYFAGDKAKIEKAFNTKVEGASVYIPGLMSRKKQVVPVVEKVF; translated from the coding sequence ATGGCAGATGTATACGTAATAGGTCATAAGAGTCCGGATACGGATACGGTATGTTCGGCAATCGCTTACGCCAAGATAAAGGGCTATACCCCGGCCACCCTGGGGCCGATCAACGAGGAGACCGCATTTGTGCTCAAGACGTTCGGTGTGCCTGTGCCGGGGGAACTGGGCAGCGCCGAGGGCAAGAAGCTTGTGTTGGTGGACCATAACGAGGCCAGCCAGTCTCCGGATGACGTCGCTAAAGCGGAAATCATTGAGATTATCGATCATCACAAAATGAATTTTTCCAATCCCAACCCTATTGCCATCCTGGTAGAGCCGGTAGGCAGCACGGCCACCATTCTGGCCAAGAAATACAAGGATGTTGTGGCCAAGGATAAGGCTTTGGCCGGTATCCTGCTGGGTGCGCTCCTTTCCGATACCGTAGTCTTTAAGTCGCCCACTACCACCCAGGAAGACAAGGACGTGGCTGCCGTACTGGCCAAGATAGCCGGTATCGACGACATGACGAAGTTTGGCATTGATGTAAAGAAGGCCAAGGCCAATATAGCGGATAAGTCGATTAAAGACGTTATCTTTGCCGACTATAAGAATTTTGATTTTGCCGGTAAAAAAGTCGGCATCGGCCAGACCGAGGTCGTGGATCTGACCGATGTTTACAACCGCGCCTCCGAGGTCACGAAATTCCTGAACGATCTGAAGGCCAAAGAGGGCTATGAGATGGTCATCTTTGTCGCCACGGATATCATAAAGGAAGGCTCCGAGCTGTATTTTGCAGGCGATAAGGCCAAGATTGAAAAGGCCTTTAATACTAAGGTAGAGGGCGCTTCAGTATATATCCCCGGCCTTATGTCCCGTAAGAAACAGGTCGTGCCGGTAGTAGAAAAGGTATTCTAA
- a CDS encoding bifunctional precorrin-2 dehydrogenase/sirohydrochlorin ferrochelatase — translation MGGEHLRYYPINLDIKDKQCLVIGGGKVAERKVETLLSCGAMVRVISPELTPYLQGLAGEKRITHTARGYQTGDLNGVFLVVACTDDPVINTAVSSAAQEKNILCNIVDKPNLCNFIVPSMVARGDLLIAISTAGKSPALAKKLRRELEDAYGREYADFLRLMGAIRPRVLAMGRPQSENEAIFNRMVYSEILDWIRDGDLVRIDRFLQEVLGPEFELANLKVELKAKS, via the coding sequence ATGGGCGGTGAACATTTGCGGTATTATCCCATAAACCTGGATATTAAGGATAAACAATGCCTGGTAATCGGCGGCGGTAAGGTTGCGGAAAGGAAGGTCGAGACCCTGCTCTCATGCGGCGCCATGGTCAGGGTCATAAGTCCGGAACTTACTCCTTATCTCCAGGGATTGGCCGGAGAAAAGAGAATAACACATACGGCACGGGGCTATCAGACTGGAGACTTGAACGGGGTGTTTTTAGTGGTGGCCTGCACAGACGACCCGGTCATTAATACAGCAGTCAGCAGCGCGGCACAGGAGAAAAATATCCTCTGTAATATTGTGGACAAGCCGAACCTGTGTAATTTCATAGTTCCTTCTATGGTGGCAAGAGGCGATCTCTTGATTGCCATCTCCACCGCGGGCAAAAGCCCGGCCCTGGCGAAAAAACTGCGCCGGGAGCTGGAAGATGCCTATGGCCGGGAATATGCCGATTTTCTCAGGCTTATGGGGGCCATCAGGCCCAGGGTGCTGGCTATGGGCCGGCCGCAGTCTGAAAACGAGGCCATTTTCAACCGGATGGTCTATTCAGAGATCCTGGACTGGATTCGGGACGGTGACCTGGTACGCATTGACCGCTTTTTGCAAGAAGTCCTGGGGCCGGAATTCGAACTGGCAAACCTTAAGGTAGAGCTAAAAGCTAAAAGCTAA